Proteins encoded in a region of the Pseudomonas sp. PDNC002 genome:
- the glgX gene encoding glycogen debranching protein GlgX: protein MTRRAHSRVTEGRPFPLGATWDGLGVNFALFSAHATKVELCLFDAQGKRELERIELPEYSDEIWHGYLPDAHPGQIYGYRVHGPYEPDAGHRFNPNKLLIDPYARQLVGELSWSESLFGYTIGSPDADLSFDERDSAAYVPKCKVIDPAFTWGEQQPIRVPWNETVIYEAHLRGLSMRHPDVPERLRGTCAGLMNSELLRHLRQLGVTSLELLPVHGFLDDKHLLEKGMSNYWGYNSIAFFAPQARYLASGHINEFKEMVAHLHDAGIELILDVVYNHTAEGNELGPTLSMRGIDNISYYRLQADNRRYYVNDSGTGNTLDLSHPCVLQMVTDSLRYWATEMRVDGFRFDLASILGRYADGFDERHSFLVACRQDPVLSHRKLIAEPWDCGPGGYQVGGFPPGWVEWNDRFRDTVRSFWRGDEGQLPDLARRLTASGDLYDQRGRRPYASVNFITAHDGFTLRDVVSYDHKHNEANGEDNRDGHDDNRSWNHGVEGPTDDAAIRRLRVRQMKNLLATLILSQGTPMLLAGDEFSRTQQGNNNVYCQDNELGWVDWNLDDEGRELLAFTHRLVRLRQAYPILRRGRFLVGEYNEELGVRDVTWLAAEGTEMTEEHWHDPQRRSLGMLMDGRAQPTGIRRTGGDATLLLLLNAGHEDLEFQLPEVAQGREWQYLLDTGEDARQRDRGWAFGSAYPLGGRALALFTLRRSED from the coding sequence ATGACCCGACGAGCACATTCCCGCGTCACCGAAGGCCGCCCCTTCCCGCTCGGCGCGACCTGGGACGGGCTGGGGGTCAACTTCGCCCTCTTCTCGGCGCACGCCACCAAGGTCGAGCTGTGCCTGTTCGACGCCCAGGGCAAGCGCGAGCTGGAACGCATCGAGCTACCCGAGTACAGCGATGAAATCTGGCACGGCTACCTGCCCGATGCGCACCCCGGCCAGATCTACGGCTACCGCGTCCATGGCCCGTACGAACCGGATGCCGGGCATCGATTCAACCCCAACAAGCTGCTGATCGATCCCTATGCCCGCCAACTGGTGGGCGAGCTGAGCTGGTCGGAGTCGCTGTTCGGCTACACCATCGGCTCGCCGGACGCCGACCTCAGCTTCGACGAGCGCGACAGTGCCGCCTACGTGCCCAAGTGCAAGGTCATCGACCCCGCCTTCACCTGGGGCGAGCAGCAACCCATCCGCGTGCCCTGGAACGAGACCGTCATCTATGAAGCGCACCTGCGTGGCCTGAGCATGCGCCACCCGGACGTGCCCGAGCGCCTGCGCGGGACCTGCGCCGGGCTGATGAACAGCGAGCTGCTCCGCCACCTGCGGCAGCTTGGCGTCACCAGCCTGGAATTGCTGCCGGTGCACGGGTTCCTCGACGACAAGCACCTGCTCGAAAAAGGCATGAGCAACTACTGGGGCTACAACAGCATCGCTTTCTTCGCGCCCCAGGCACGCTACCTGGCCAGCGGCCACATCAACGAATTCAAGGAGATGGTCGCGCACCTGCATGACGCCGGCATCGAGCTGATCCTCGACGTGGTCTACAACCACACCGCCGAGGGCAACGAACTGGGCCCTACCCTGAGCATGCGCGGCATCGACAACATCTCCTACTACCGCCTGCAGGCCGACAACCGGCGCTATTACGTCAACGATTCCGGCACCGGCAACACCCTCGACCTGAGCCACCCCTGTGTGCTGCAGATGGTCACCGACTCGCTGCGCTACTGGGCCACCGAGATGCGCGTGGACGGTTTCCGCTTCGACCTCGCATCGATCCTTGGTCGCTACGCCGACGGTTTCGACGAACGCCACAGCTTCCTCGTCGCCTGCCGCCAGGACCCGGTGTTGAGCCACCGCAAGCTGATAGCCGAACCCTGGGACTGCGGGCCCGGCGGTTACCAGGTCGGCGGTTTCCCGCCCGGCTGGGTGGAATGGAACGACCGCTTCCGCGACACCGTCCGCAGCTTCTGGCGGGGTGACGAAGGCCAGTTGCCGGACCTCGCGCGGCGCCTCACCGCCTCCGGCGACCTGTATGACCAGCGCGGCCGGCGACCCTACGCGTCGGTGAACTTCATCACCGCCCACGACGGCTTCACCCTGCGCGACGTGGTCAGCTACGACCACAAGCACAACGAGGCCAACGGCGAGGACAACCGCGACGGCCACGACGACAACCGCTCGTGGAACCATGGCGTCGAAGGCCCCACCGACGACGCCGCGATTCGCCGGCTGCGGGTGCGGCAGATGAAGAACCTGCTGGCCACGCTGATCCTCTCCCAGGGCACCCCGATGCTGCTCGCCGGCGACGAGTTCAGCCGCACCCAGCAGGGCAACAACAACGTCTATTGCCAGGACAACGAGCTGGGCTGGGTGGACTGGAACCTCGACGACGAGGGCCGCGAACTGTTGGCCTTCACCCACCGCCTGGTGCGCCTGCGCCAGGCCTACCCGATCCTGCGGCGCGGGCGTTTCCTGGTCGGCGAATACAACGAGGAGCTGGGCGTGCGCGACGTCACCTGGCTCGCTGCCGAAGGCACCGAAATGACCGAGGAGCACTGGCACGACCCGCAGCGCCGCAGCCTCGGCATGCTCATGGACGGTCGCGCGCAACCCACCGGCATCCGACGCACCGGCGGCGATGCCACCCTGCTGCTACTGCTCAATGCCGGCCACGAAGACCTGGAGTTCCAGCTGCCCGAGGTGGCCCAGGGCCGCGAGTGGCAATACCTGCTCGATACCGGCGAGGACGCTCGGCAGCGCGATCGCGGCTGGGCCTTCGGCAGCGCCTATCCGCTGGGAGGACGTGCGCTGGCCCTGTTCACCCTGCGCCGCAGCGAGGACTGA
- a CDS encoding LysR family transcriptional regulator → MDLRQLRYFIALNEHRSFVRAADAMGITQPAFSRSIQGLEQELGCRLVDRGSKDLRPTPEGQVVLQHALSLVQGANNLSHAIARLNKLDSGELRFGSGPAPAQKLVSDAVSRFVQRYPRIHIQFGVDNWERLARSLSREEIEFFVADIRHFEADPNFQTRALKPRSGLFFCRDGHPLLAKESLSTNDMFAYPLAATLIPPSARKMLANLSGKIDVTANIQCEDMASLVRIVSQTDAIGIAVDEAVSDPMERGELVRLHFRNLPLNVDILQARCGIVTRTGDRLSAAARAMIELLVDLDAGVDSAVA, encoded by the coding sequence ATGGATTTGCGCCAACTCCGCTATTTCATCGCCCTGAATGAACACCGCAGCTTCGTCCGTGCCGCCGACGCCATGGGCATCACCCAGCCCGCTTTCAGCCGCAGCATCCAGGGCCTGGAGCAGGAACTGGGGTGCCGGCTGGTGGACCGCGGCAGCAAGGACCTGCGCCCCACCCCCGAGGGCCAGGTGGTGCTGCAGCACGCGTTGAGCCTGGTGCAGGGGGCCAACAACCTGAGCCATGCCATTGCCCGCCTGAACAAGCTGGACTCGGGCGAGTTGCGCTTCGGCAGCGGGCCGGCGCCGGCACAGAAGCTGGTATCGGATGCGGTGTCGCGCTTCGTCCAGCGTTACCCGCGCATCCACATCCAGTTCGGCGTGGACAACTGGGAGCGCCTGGCGCGCAGCCTGAGCCGCGAGGAGATCGAGTTCTTCGTCGCCGACATCCGCCATTTCGAAGCCGACCCGAACTTCCAGACCCGCGCGCTGAAGCCGCGCAGCGGCCTGTTCTTCTGCCGCGACGGACACCCGCTGCTGGCCAAGGAAAGCCTCTCCACCAACGACATGTTCGCCTACCCGCTGGCCGCCACGCTGATCCCGCCCAGCGCGCGGAAGATGCTCGCCAACCTCAGCGGCAAGATCGACGTCACCGCCAATATTCAGTGCGAGGACATGGCCTCCCTGGTACGCATCGTCAGCCAGACCGATGCCATCGGCATTGCGGTGGATGAGGCGGTGAGCGATCCGATGGAACGCGGCGAACTGGTGCGCCTGCACTTCCGCAACCTGCCGCTGAATGTCGACATCCTCCAGGCGCGTTGCGGCATCGTCACGCGCACTGGCGACCGCCTTTCGGCGGCTGCGAGGGCCATGATCGAATTGCTCGTGGACCTGGATGCCGGCGTGGACAGCGCGGTGGCGTGA
- a CDS encoding lysylphosphatidylglycerol synthase domain-containing protein: protein MTRKRFWKRANRVFNVALLVALPVLLFLLLRATDWNEVYRLLREYRFSTLALGMLIALCSYAIFSSFDVLSRYYIGHPLPVRRVFTVAFVCNAFNLNLSSWVGAVALRYRLYGRLGMTTGDITRILTFSLITNWYGYLLLAGVLFVCGYPNLPDDWSLGQNGLRAIGVLLLLLGAGYLLACRFARRRAWGWKRYRLKLPSWRLAALQGIAGASNWSMMALLIYSLLPDSASYPAVLATLLISSIAGVVLHVPAGLGVIETVFITVLRDHFSRGELLAALIGYRVLYFLIPLLLACAVYLWLERHAKKLKRRTERREAARAS from the coding sequence ATGACCCGCAAACGTTTCTGGAAACGGGCCAACCGCGTCTTCAACGTCGCCTTGCTGGTCGCGCTGCCGGTGCTGCTGTTCCTGCTCCTGCGCGCCACCGACTGGAACGAGGTGTACCGTCTGTTGCGCGAATACCGGTTCAGTACCCTGGCCCTGGGCATGCTGATCGCCCTGTGCAGCTACGCCATCTTCAGCAGCTTCGACGTGCTCAGCCGCTACTACATCGGCCACCCGTTGCCGGTTCGACGGGTATTCACCGTGGCTTTCGTCTGCAACGCCTTCAACCTGAACCTGAGTTCCTGGGTCGGCGCCGTCGCGCTGCGCTACCGCTTGTATGGCCGGCTAGGCATGACCACGGGGGACATCACCCGCATCCTGACCTTCAGCCTGATCACCAACTGGTACGGCTACTTGCTGCTGGCCGGCGTGCTCTTCGTCTGCGGCTACCCGAACCTGCCGGACGACTGGTCCCTGGGCCAGAACGGCCTGCGCGCCATCGGCGTGCTGCTCCTGCTGCTGGGGGCCGGCTACCTGCTCGCCTGCCGCTTCGCCCGCCGCCGCGCCTGGGGCTGGAAGCGCTATCGGCTGAAATTGCCGTCCTGGCGGCTGGCCGCGTTGCAGGGCATCGCCGGCGCGAGCAACTGGTCGATGATGGCGTTGCTGATCTACTCGCTGCTGCCCGACTCGGCCAGCTACCCGGCGGTTCTCGCCACCCTGCTGATCAGCAGCATCGCCGGGGTCGTGCTGCACGTGCCGGCGGGGCTCGGGGTGATCGAGACCGTATTCATCACCGTCCTGCGCGACCACTTCTCCCGTGGCGAACTGCTGGCGGCGCTGATCGGCTACCGGGTGCTGTATTTCCTCATCCCGCTGCTGCTGGCCTGCGCGGTCTACCTGTGGCTGGAGCGCCACGCGAAAAAGCTCAAGCGCCGCACCGAACGGCGCGAGGCGGCGCGTGCTTCCTGA
- a CDS encoding CBS domain-containing protein, translated as MKISDIMTHSVQTIPPETSLKDAATLMARIDSGALLVNEGDMLVGMLTDRDITVRAVAAGLAPDTPVRRVMSGNVHYCFEDEELQQVAENMADIQMRRLPVLNRQKRLVGVVSLGNIARARSARACDTVLRGVAHAH; from the coding sequence ATGAAAATCAGCGACATCATGACCCACAGCGTCCAGACCATCCCCCCGGAAACCAGCCTCAAGGACGCCGCCACGCTGATGGCGCGCATCGACAGCGGTGCGCTGCTGGTCAACGAGGGCGACATGCTGGTCGGCATGCTCACCGACCGCGACATCACCGTCCGCGCGGTAGCCGCAGGGCTCGCCCCCGACACCCCGGTACGCCGTGTGATGAGCGGCAACGTGCACTACTGCTTCGAGGACGAAGAACTGCAGCAAGTGGCGGAGAACATGGCGGATATCCAGATGCGCCGACTCCCCGTGCTGAACCGGCAGAAGCGCCTGGTGGGCGTGGTATCCCTTGGCAACATCGCCCGCGCTCGCAGCGCACGCGCCTGCGACACCGTGCTGCGCGGCGTCGCCCACGCCCATTGA
- a CDS encoding endonuclease/exonuclease/phosphatase family protein, translating to MTQAEPNPLDLDAPKQRSRLRVLTVNTHKGFNAFNRRFILHELRDAVRATSADLVFLQEVHGEHQLHAEHHPDWPQTPQYEFLADSMWPAFAYGRNAVYPEGHHGNALLSRLPIRAFDNHDVSVGRHEQRGLLHAQIDLPGGQPLHAVCVHLGLREHQRQKQLRLLGNLIARLPLDAPLVVAGDFNDWRCRATELLTAYDLLPAFPRGGEPRSFPARWPVLRLDRIYVRNLGITGSEVLNRRPWPHLSDHLPLLAEVSL from the coding sequence ATGACCCAGGCTGAACCCAACCCGCTCGACCTCGACGCACCCAAGCAGCGCTCGCGGCTGCGAGTGCTGACGGTGAACACCCACAAGGGCTTCAACGCCTTCAACCGCCGCTTCATCCTCCACGAACTGCGCGACGCGGTGCGCGCGACCTCGGCGGACCTGGTGTTCCTCCAAGAAGTCCACGGCGAGCACCAGTTGCACGCCGAGCACCACCCCGACTGGCCGCAGACCCCGCAATACGAGTTCCTCGCCGACAGCATGTGGCCGGCCTTCGCCTATGGCCGCAACGCGGTCTATCCCGAGGGCCACCACGGCAATGCGCTGCTCTCGCGCCTGCCGATCCGCGCCTTCGATAACCACGACGTTTCCGTGGGTCGCCACGAGCAGCGTGGCCTGCTGCACGCACAGATCGACCTGCCCGGCGGGCAGCCGCTGCACGCCGTCTGCGTGCACCTGGGGCTGCGCGAACACCAACGGCAGAAGCAGTTGCGCCTGCTCGGTAACCTGATAGCGCGATTGCCACTGGATGCGCCGCTGGTCGTGGCCGGCGACTTCAACGATTGGCGCTGCCGGGCGACCGAACTGCTGACCGCCTACGACCTGCTGCCGGCGTTTCCGCGCGGCGGCGAACCGCGCAGCTTCCCGGCGCGCTGGCCGGTGTTGCGGCTGGACCGTATCTACGTGCGCAACCTGGGCATCACCGGCAGCGAAGTGCTCAACCGGAGGCCCTGGCCGCACCTCTCCGACCATCTGCCGCTGCTGGCCGAGGTGAGCCTGTGA
- a CDS encoding DUF72 domain-containing protein translates to MKALHIGISGWRYVPWRGDFYPEGLRQKDELRYASRAFDSIELNGSFYALQTPERYRRWAADTPAGFVFSVKAPRYITHIKRLRDAEEGVANFFASGPLELGEKLGPILWQLPPSLKYDADTLEAFLALLPRSAGAALTLAKSAASRTPERWPSAVGRRPLRHAMEVRHASFACAAFAQQLRRHGVALVFADAPRKWPYGEDLTAMDFVYLRLHGDQQLYASGYGDTALERWSQRIGRWQRGLQPADAKLFDTSTRGDRRHREVFCYFDNDIKVRAPYDASRLMALLGLELPDRQEPGQPAGDWT, encoded by the coding sequence ATGAAGGCGCTGCACATCGGCATTTCCGGCTGGCGCTACGTGCCCTGGCGCGGCGATTTCTATCCCGAAGGCCTGCGCCAGAAGGACGAGCTGCGCTACGCCTCGCGGGCGTTCGACAGCATCGAGCTGAACGGCTCGTTCTATGCGCTGCAGACGCCCGAACGCTATCGCCGCTGGGCGGCTGATACGCCGGCGGGTTTCGTCTTCAGCGTCAAGGCGCCGCGCTACATCACCCATATCAAGCGCCTGCGCGATGCCGAGGAAGGCGTCGCCAACTTCTTCGCCTCCGGGCCGCTGGAGCTGGGCGAAAAGCTCGGCCCGATCCTCTGGCAATTGCCCCCGAGCCTGAAGTACGACGCCGACACCCTGGAGGCTTTCCTCGCCCTCCTGCCCCGCTCCGCCGGCGCTGCGCTCACGCTCGCCAAGTCCGCCGCCAGCCGCACGCCGGAGCGCTGGCCCAGCGCCGTTGGCCGGCGGCCGCTGCGACATGCCATGGAAGTGCGGCACGCCAGCTTCGCCTGCGCGGCGTTCGCCCAGCAGCTGCGCCGCCATGGGGTTGCCCTGGTGTTCGCCGACGCGCCGCGCAAATGGCCCTATGGCGAAGACCTGACCGCCATGGACTTCGTCTACCTGCGCCTGCACGGTGACCAGCAGTTGTACGCCAGTGGCTATGGCGACACCGCGCTGGAGCGCTGGAGCCAGCGCATCGGTCGCTGGCAACGCGGTCTGCAGCCCGCCGACGCCAAGCTGTTCGACACCTCGACCCGCGGCGATCGCCGCCACCGCGAGGTGTTCTGCTACTTCGACAACGACATCAAGGTCCGCGCGCCCTATGACGCCAGCCGGCTCATGGCGCTGCTGGGCCTGGAACTGCCGGACCGCCAGGAACCCGGCCAACCTGCGGGAGACTGGACATGA
- the clsB gene encoding cardiolipin synthase ClsB, producing MNERWRDGNQVELLINGEDFFPGVFQAVAGAQREVLVETFIIRDDKVGRELRQVLIEAAQRGVRIELIADGYGTPDLDESYLRGMLDAGVRLHLFDPQPLLLGMRTNLFRRLHRKLVVVDGQVAFVGGINFCADHLADFGTMAKQDYAVQVAGPSVEDIRRACLELLSQYGEVPAADAVRPGATAGPCRTCLAIRDNLQRRTDIEQHYLRAIQRSRQRVLIANAYFFPGYRLLRALRDAARRGVTVRLILQGLPDMPLVRLCSKLLYDTLLRDGVEIYEYCDRPLHGKVAVVDGQWATVGSSNLDPLSLSLNLEGNLMIEDTAFATSLDEHLQTLSDNSCRRVTRKAARRGYWWRAPLVFLSFHFLRHFPAIAGQLPAHRQVLHPATVEEQPGESQVQP from the coding sequence GTGAACGAACGTTGGCGCGACGGAAACCAGGTCGAGCTGTTGATCAACGGCGAAGATTTCTTCCCCGGCGTGTTCCAGGCCGTCGCCGGAGCGCAGCGCGAGGTGCTGGTGGAGACCTTCATCATCCGCGACGACAAGGTCGGTCGAGAACTGCGCCAGGTCCTGATCGAGGCAGCGCAGCGCGGCGTGCGCATCGAGCTGATCGCCGATGGCTATGGCACGCCGGACCTCGACGAAAGCTACCTGCGCGGCATGCTCGATGCCGGCGTGCGGCTGCATCTGTTCGACCCGCAGCCCCTGCTGCTGGGCATGCGCACCAACCTGTTCCGCCGCCTGCACCGCAAGCTGGTGGTGGTGGATGGGCAGGTCGCCTTCGTCGGCGGAATCAACTTCTGCGCCGATCACCTGGCCGACTTCGGCACCATGGCCAAGCAGGACTACGCGGTGCAGGTCGCCGGGCCCAGCGTCGAGGACATTCGCCGCGCCTGCCTGGAACTGCTGAGCCAGTACGGCGAAGTACCCGCCGCCGATGCGGTCAGGCCTGGCGCGACGGCCGGGCCCTGCCGCACCTGCCTGGCGATTCGCGACAACCTGCAACGCCGCACCGACATCGAGCAGCACTACCTGCGTGCGATCCAGCGATCCCGCCAACGGGTGCTGATCGCCAACGCCTACTTCTTCCCCGGCTATCGCCTGTTGCGCGCCCTGCGCGATGCGGCACGGCGCGGCGTCACCGTGCGCCTGATCCTCCAGGGCCTGCCGGACATGCCGCTGGTGCGCCTGTGCAGCAAGCTGCTCTATGACACGCTGCTGCGCGACGGGGTGGAAATCTACGAATACTGCGACCGTCCGCTGCACGGCAAGGTGGCGGTGGTGGACGGTCAATGGGCCACGGTCGGCTCCAGCAATCTCGACCCGCTGAGTCTGTCGCTCAACCTGGAAGGCAACCTGATGATCGAGGATACGGCCTTCGCCACGTCGCTCGACGAACACCTGCAGACACTCTCGGACAACAGCTGCCGGCGCGTCACCCGCAAGGCCGCCCGGCGCGGCTACTGGTGGCGGGCGCCGCTGGTGTTCCTCAGCTTCCACTTCCTGCGCCACTTCCCCGCCATCGCCGGGCAACTGCCGGCGCACCGGCAAGTGCTTCACCCCGCCACGGTGGAGGAACAACCGGGTGAATCGCAGGTGCAGCCATGA
- a CDS encoding TonB-dependent receptor yields the protein MTLRHSPSLFTPRRLRAPDYAVVLLLALGGALPVFAEESEDGTTASETIKPVSATPAKADATLGKVTVTARRREEDSQKVPTPITVVGGETLESQRVYKVQDLQQILPSVNVAFIHARQSSIAVRGIGNNPASDGLEGSAGVYLDNVYLGRPGMAVFDLLDIEQLELLRGPQGTLFGKNTTAGVLNISTRAPTFTPERSVEVSGGQDGYFQGKGTVSGALTDTLAGRVSAYRTRDDGYIKNIHDDNYLNGGERQGIRGQLLFKPSEDFDLRWINDYNEEDSSNGSMVVYGAADRFWQRAASVGASPVRDPDDHKVNINARQHVSVHQGGSSVEANWNLNGGYKLTSISAYRYWHFTPANDEQLNVSAINNTGVEVHDRQFSQEIRLASPTGGAFDYVLGAYAFNQNLGNKTFTDYGPVADRYLIGSDLNALNNTYSKANGKIETDSFALFAQSTWHLTDKLDFTAGLRGTYEQKYAKVQRFSPEGGAPVTGAGAVVRRNQLGAYDSGDLSLYNFSPSALLSLSYQFTDDLLGYASLSHGEKSGGVNLAVASAPTAGADSLLVGPERANDAELGIKSTLFDDRLQLNANLFWTGIHGYQATTYYQPAGSTTLVQVLSNAGSVRSRGVEWEATALPVRGLRLNFNGSYNDVTYLSFKDAPCPAEISTQAGAPATCDLTGERVVGASKWIANLKGEYAWNLDDGIQPYLTASYAYRSSAEGTLDNSDLSKIDGYGLANFSVGLRKDIGDGQLDTSIWLKNAFDKDYYLAAFASINGSYTASVGQPRTLGASVRYDF from the coding sequence ATGACTTTGAGACATTCGCCTTCCCTCTTCACCCCGCGCCGGCTGCGCGCTCCGGACTACGCCGTGGTCCTGCTGCTGGCCCTGGGCGGCGCCCTGCCGGTCTTCGCCGAGGAATCCGAGGACGGCACCACCGCCAGTGAAACCATCAAGCCCGTCAGCGCCACACCCGCCAAGGCCGATGCCACCCTGGGCAAGGTCACCGTCACCGCCCGCCGCCGCGAGGAAGACTCGCAGAAGGTGCCCACGCCGATCACCGTGGTCGGCGGCGAAACCCTGGAAAGCCAGCGCGTCTACAAGGTGCAGGACCTGCAGCAGATCCTGCCCAGCGTGAACGTCGCCTTCATCCACGCGCGGCAATCGAGCATCGCGGTGCGCGGCATCGGCAACAACCCGGCCAGCGACGGCCTGGAAGGCAGTGCCGGGGTCTACCTGGATAACGTTTACCTCGGTCGCCCAGGCATGGCGGTATTCGACCTGCTGGACATCGAGCAGCTGGAGCTGCTGCGCGGCCCGCAGGGCACCCTGTTCGGCAAGAACACCACGGCCGGCGTGCTGAACATCAGCACCCGCGCGCCGACCTTCACCCCCGAGCGCAGCGTCGAGGTATCCGGTGGCCAGGATGGCTACTTCCAGGGCAAGGGCACCGTCTCTGGCGCGCTGACCGACACCCTGGCTGGACGCGTCTCGGCCTACCGCACCCGCGACGACGGCTACATCAAGAACATCCACGACGACAACTACCTCAATGGCGGCGAGCGCCAGGGCATCCGCGGGCAACTGCTGTTCAAGCCCAGCGAGGACTTCGACCTGCGTTGGATCAACGACTACAACGAGGAAGATTCCAGCAACGGCAGCATGGTGGTCTACGGCGCCGCCGACCGTTTCTGGCAGCGCGCCGCCTCGGTGGGCGCATCGCCGGTACGCGACCCGGACGACCACAAGGTCAATATCAACGCTCGCCAGCACGTCAGCGTGCACCAGGGCGGCAGCTCGGTGGAGGCCAACTGGAACCTCAACGGCGGCTACAAGCTGACCTCCATCAGCGCCTATCGCTACTGGCACTTCACCCCGGCCAACGACGAGCAGCTCAACGTCTCGGCGATCAACAACACCGGCGTGGAAGTCCACGATCGGCAGTTCTCCCAGGAAATCCGCCTGGCCTCGCCCACCGGCGGCGCCTTCGACTACGTGCTGGGCGCCTACGCGTTCAACCAGAACCTGGGCAACAAGACCTTCACCGACTACGGTCCGGTGGCGGACCGCTACCTGATCGGCAGCGACCTGAATGCGCTGAACAACACCTACTCCAAGGCCAACGGCAAGATCGAGACCGACAGCTTCGCGCTGTTCGCCCAGAGCACCTGGCACCTGACCGACAAGCTCGACTTCACCGCCGGCCTGCGCGGGACCTACGAGCAGAAGTACGCCAAGGTCCAGCGTTTCTCCCCCGAAGGCGGCGCCCCGGTCACCGGCGCCGGCGCAGTGGTGCGGCGCAACCAGTTGGGCGCCTATGACTCCGGCGACCTGAGCCTCTACAACTTCTCGCCCTCGGCGCTGTTGAGCCTCAGCTACCAGTTCACCGACGACCTGCTGGGCTATGCCTCGCTGTCCCATGGCGAGAAGTCCGGCGGCGTGAACCTCGCGGTGGCCAGTGCGCCAACGGCTGGCGCGGATTCCCTGCTGGTCGGCCCCGAGCGCGCCAACGACGCCGAGCTGGGGATCAAGTCGACCCTGTTCGACGATCGCCTGCAACTCAACGCCAACCTGTTCTGGACCGGCATCCACGGCTACCAGGCCACCACCTATTACCAGCCGGCGGGCTCCACCACCCTGGTCCAGGTCCTTTCCAACGCCGGCAGCGTGCGTTCGCGCGGCGTGGAATGGGAAGCCACCGCCCTGCCGGTGCGCGGCCTGCGGCTGAACTTCAACGGTTCCTACAACGACGTCACCTACCTGTCGTTCAAGGACGCCCCGTGCCCGGCGGAAATCTCCACCCAGGCCGGCGCGCCGGCCACCTGCGACCTCACCGGTGAGCGCGTGGTCGGAGCTTCGAAATGGATCGCCAACCTTAAAGGCGAATACGCCTGGAACCTCGACGACGGCATCCAGCCCTACCTGACCGCCAGCTACGCCTACCGCTCTTCCGCCGAAGGCACGCTGGACAACTCCGACCTCTCGAAGATCGACGGCTACGGCCTGGCGAACTTCTCCGTCGGCCTGCGCAAGGACATCGGCGACGGACAACTGGATACCTCGATCTGGCTGAAGAACGCCTTCGACAAGGACTACTACCTGGCCGCCTTCGCCAGCATCAACGGCTCCTACACCGCCTCGGTGGGGCAGCCGCGCACCCTGGGCGCCTCGGTTCGATACGACTTCTGA
- a CDS encoding DUF2934 domain-containing protein — MKLNERRIRELAYQIWEAEGRPEGQHERHWRMARSLAESEAANTGGHEEPVKPRFEGEEEPEKPAILQEPPRRKGSLPEADPEVPAESATPAPRAPRKPAAKTDSPAKASSPAQDEPSGKPRKPPAASTTTDAKTPKISKPRARPATPEKHKAPKDV; from the coding sequence ATGAAGCTGAACGAGCGCCGAATCCGCGAACTGGCCTACCAGATCTGGGAGGCCGAGGGACGCCCCGAGGGCCAGCACGAACGCCACTGGCGCATGGCGCGCAGCCTCGCGGAGAGCGAGGCTGCCAATACCGGCGGGCACGAAGAGCCGGTGAAGCCGCGCTTCGAGGGCGAGGAAGAGCCCGAAAAGCCCGCCATCCTGCAGGAGCCGCCCCGGCGCAAGGGCAGCCTGCCCGAGGCCGACCCCGAGGTGCCAGCCGAATCAGCCACGCCCGCCCCGCGCGCGCCACGCAAGCCCGCAGCCAAGACGGACAGCCCGGCCAAGGCGAGCAGCCCGGCGCAAGACGAACCGAGCGGCAAACCGCGCAAGCCGCCGGCCGCTTCCACCACCACCGACGCCAAGACACCGAAGATCAGCAAGCCCCGGGCACGCCCGGCCACACCGGAAAAGCACAAAGCCCCGAAAGACGTCTGA